In Leptodesmis sichuanensis A121, the following are encoded in one genomic region:
- the tadA gene encoding tRNA adenosine(34) deaminase TadA: MPYSLAENPEYLLHRHWMERALALAEAAGQAGDVPVGAVIVGPDGTAIAEAANRREQDCDPTAHAEILALRAAGQALNTWHLTECTLYVTLEPCAMCAGAIGLARLKLLVYGADDPKAGAIRSVMNLPDSACSNHRLSVMGGILEAACRQQLQSWFVDRRVDRREQPS, translated from the coding sequence TTGCCTTACTCCCTTGCAGAAAACCCTGAATACCTGCTGCATCGCCACTGGATGGAGCGGGCGCTCGCTTTGGCAGAAGCGGCGGGACAGGCAGGTGATGTGCCTGTAGGAGCGGTGATTGTTGGCCCAGATGGAACTGCGATCGCAGAAGCCGCTAACCGTCGGGAGCAAGATTGTGACCCCACGGCTCATGCTGAAATCTTGGCTCTGCGGGCGGCAGGACAGGCTTTAAACACCTGGCATCTGACGGAGTGCACACTGTATGTCACCCTGGAACCCTGTGCTATGTGTGCCGGGGCGATCGGGCTGGCTCGACTCAAACTCCTGGTCTATGGCGCAGATGACCCCAAGGCTGGAGCAATCCGAAGCGTTATGAATTTGCCAGATAGTGCCTGCTCAAACCACCGCCTATCCGTTATGGGTGGTATTTTAGAGGCTGCATGTCGCCAGCAACTTCAGTCTTGGTTTGTCGATCGTCGTGTTGATCGTCGTGAACAGCCCTCATGA
- a CDS encoding NUDIX hydrolase codes for MQIPHFEEVGRTNPKTIGDRLPEEIYSLALDHLVLTCVDLALIHHQQILLTRRNQYPRKSWWLVGGRMIAGEDPLITAQRKAFEEAGLSLSRDRFHYVGVYSTCFALREQKPRHHGSHTVNLTYQVKLTSDEQASLQLSTQEYETHHQWVDLEQVEGYLDTDDRIDQALLHIIQDIQRLTYFNHAQPVEFLARSSS; via the coding sequence ATGCAGATCCCGCATTTTGAAGAAGTCGGACGGACGAATCCCAAAACTATTGGCGATCGCTTGCCAGAGGAGATATATAGTCTGGCCCTCGATCATCTGGTACTCACCTGTGTAGATCTGGCTTTGATTCATCACCAGCAAATTCTCTTAACCCGTCGCAATCAGTATCCCCGCAAATCCTGGTGGCTGGTCGGAGGCCGGATGATCGCTGGGGAAGATCCCCTGATCACCGCCCAGCGGAAGGCCTTTGAGGAAGCGGGACTCAGCTTGAGCCGCGATCGCTTCCACTATGTCGGGGTTTATTCCACCTGCTTTGCTTTGCGGGAACAAAAACCCAGGCATCACGGTTCCCATACCGTCAACCTGACCTATCAAGTCAAGCTAACCTCTGATGAGCAAGCCAGCTTACAACTATCAACTCAGGAGTATGAAACCCACCATCAATGGGTTGACCTGGAGCAGGTTGAGGGCTATCTGGACACAGACGATCGGATAGACCAGGCCCTACTCCACATCATCCAAGACATTCAGCGACTGACCTACTTTAACCATGCTCAACCTGTTGAATTCCTGGCTCGGTCGTCATCCTGA
- the glpX gene encoding class II fructose-bisphosphatase — protein sequence MDSTLGLEIVEVVEQAAIASARLMGKGDKNEADRVAVEAMRNRMNQIHMRGRIVIGEGERDDAPMLYIGEEVGICTREDAKAYCNPEELVEIDIAVDPCEGTNLCAYGQPGSMAVLAISEKGGLFAAPDFYMKKLAAPPAARGHVDITKTPTENLKILSECLDRAIDELVVVVMKRDRHKDLIQEIREAGARVQLITDGDVSAAINCGFSGTNIHALMGIGAAPEGVISAAALRCLGAHFQGQLIYDPEVVQTGLIGESKEANIARLKEMGIDNPDRVYNADELASGETILFAGTGITPGNLLNGVRFFKGGARTQTLVISSQSKTARFVDTIHMTEQPKYIQLH from the coding sequence GTGGATAGTACACTCGGTTTAGAAATTGTTGAGGTCGTGGAACAGGCGGCGATCGCGTCTGCTCGTTTGATGGGGAAGGGCGATAAGAATGAAGCCGACCGAGTGGCCGTAGAAGCCATGCGGAATCGCATGAACCAGATTCATATGCGGGGCCGGATTGTGATTGGGGAAGGGGAGCGGGATGATGCCCCTATGCTTTATATCGGGGAAGAAGTTGGCATTTGCACCCGTGAGGATGCCAAAGCTTACTGCAACCCTGAAGAGTTGGTCGAAATCGATATCGCTGTAGACCCCTGTGAAGGCACAAACCTCTGTGCTTACGGGCAACCCGGTTCAATGGCAGTGCTGGCAATTTCAGAGAAAGGAGGGCTGTTTGCCGCTCCTGACTTTTACATGAAAAAGCTAGCTGCTCCACCTGCGGCCAGAGGTCATGTGGACATTACCAAGACCCCGACCGAAAACCTGAAAATTCTCTCCGAGTGTCTGGATCGGGCGATCGATGAACTGGTCGTCGTGGTGATGAAGCGCGATCGCCACAAAGACCTGATTCAGGAAATCCGGGAAGCTGGAGCACGGGTACAACTGATTACTGACGGGGATGTGAGTGCCGCGATCAACTGTGGTTTCTCTGGAACCAATATCCATGCCCTGATGGGAATTGGTGCCGCGCCTGAAGGGGTGATTTCCGCTGCGGCTCTTCGCTGTTTGGGTGCTCACTTCCAGGGTCAACTGATTTATGATCCAGAAGTGGTGCAAACTGGGCTGATTGGAGAAAGCAAGGAAGCAAATATTGCTCGTTTGAAAGAAATGGGCATCGACAATCCCGATCGCGTCTACAATGCGGACGAACTGGCCTCTGGCGAAACCATCTTGTTTGCAGGCACTGGCATTACCCCTGGTAACCTGCTCAATGGTGTTCGCTTCTTCAAAGGTGGAGCCAGAACCCAAACCCTGGTAATCTCCAGCCAATCCAAAACGGCCCGTTTCGTGGACACGATCCACATGACTGAGCAACCCAAGTACATCCAACTGCACTAG
- a CDS encoding glutamyl-tRNA reductase, giving the protein MNIVVVGLSHKTAPVEVREKLSIPEPVCDKAIAQLCSYPNIQEVAILSTCNRLEIYVVANETENGVREVTQFLADHSKLPVSSLRPYLFVLLHQDAVMHLMRVAAGLDSLVLGEGQILAQVKQCHKLGQEHKGIGRTLNQLFKQAITAGKRVRTETSIGTGAVSISSAAVEMAQMKVQNLAACRVAIIGAGKMSRLLVQHLASKGAANIAILNRSVERAQELAKQFPDVQLHLHPIAEMMNIIMHSDLVFTSTAATEPLLDRAKLEPVLHPGHHLMLFDIAVPRNVHSDVNDLPHVQAFNVDDLKAVVAQNHEARRQMAMEAEVLLDEEVESFEAWWRSLETVSTISSLRDKVETIRVQELEKALSRLGTEFADKHQEVIEALTRGIVNKILHDPMVQLRAQQDIEARRQAMQTLSILFNLEAATAKKQFG; this is encoded by the coding sequence ATGAATATTGTTGTGGTGGGGTTAAGCCATAAAACTGCTCCTGTAGAGGTGCGTGAGAAGTTGAGCATTCCAGAGCCTGTGTGTGATAAGGCGATCGCTCAACTCTGTAGCTATCCCAACATTCAAGAAGTTGCCATTTTAAGTACCTGCAACCGTTTAGAAATCTATGTGGTTGCAAATGAAACAGAAAATGGAGTGCGCGAAGTCACTCAGTTTCTTGCTGACCATAGCAAACTGCCTGTGTCTTCTCTGCGGCCTTACCTGTTTGTGTTGTTGCATCAGGATGCGGTGATGCATTTGATGCGGGTCGCGGCTGGACTGGACAGCCTGGTATTGGGTGAGGGGCAGATTCTGGCTCAGGTGAAGCAGTGCCATAAGTTGGGGCAGGAGCATAAAGGCATTGGCCGTACCCTGAATCAATTGTTCAAACAGGCGATTACGGCTGGAAAACGAGTCCGTACCGAAACCAGCATCGGCACTGGAGCCGTTTCCATCAGTTCTGCGGCGGTGGAAATGGCGCAAATGAAGGTGCAAAACCTGGCCGCCTGCCGGGTGGCGATTATCGGGGCGGGGAAAATGTCCCGTCTGCTGGTGCAGCACCTGGCTTCTAAAGGAGCAGCCAATATTGCCATCCTCAATCGCTCGGTGGAACGCGCTCAGGAACTGGCGAAGCAATTCCCAGACGTGCAACTGCACTTGCATCCGATCGCGGAAATGATGAACATCATCATGCATTCGGATCTGGTGTTTACCAGCACAGCGGCAACTGAACCCTTGCTCGATCGCGCCAAACTTGAACCCGTTCTGCATCCCGGCCATCATCTGATGCTGTTTGATATTGCAGTTCCCCGGAATGTCCACTCTGATGTGAATGACTTACCCCACGTTCAGGCATTTAATGTGGACGACCTGAAAGCAGTAGTAGCCCAAAACCATGAAGCCCGTCGGCAAATGGCTATGGAAGCCGAAGTATTACTAGATGAGGAAGTGGAATCCTTTGAAGCCTGGTGGCGATCGCTGGAAACGGTTTCTACAATCAGCAGCCTGCGCGATAAGGTAGAAACGATTCGCGTGCAAGAACTGGAAAAAGCTCTCTCCCGCCTGGGTACGGAATTCGCCGACAAGCATCAGGAAGTGATCGAAGCCCTGACTCGCGGCATTGTCAATAAAATCCTGCACGATCCAATGGTACAACTACGTGCCCAGCAGGATATTGAAGCCCGTCGTCAGGCGATGCAAACTCTCAGTATCTTGTTTAACCTGGAAGCGGCGACAGCTAAAAAGCAATTCGGCTAA